The sequence GAAGATTTGTCCGAAAAAGATGCCAGTCTGGACATTACCGCACAGTTAATTAGCCCTACCAGTCACTCTAAAGCGACCATTATCACTCGTGACAAAGCGGTTGTTTGTGGTGTTGAGTGGGTTAATGAAGTGTTTAAACAACTTGGTCAGGACGTCGCTTTAACCTGGCACGTCAAGGATGGCGATGTGGTAGAACCCAATACCACACTATGTGACTTAGAAGGCCCAAGCCGCGTATTATTAACCGGCGAGCGCACCGCTCTGAACTTTTTACAGACACTGTCAGCCACAGCTACATTGACGCACCAGTACAGTCGTTTGCTGGAAGGCACCAATACGACATTGCTGGATACCCGTAAAACCCTACCCGGCATGCGACTGGCGCAAAAATTCGCGGTTCGCTGCGGTGGTGGTGCAAACCACCGAATTGGTTTGTACGACGCCTATTTAATTAAAGAGAACCATATAATGGCCTGTGGCGGCATCGAGCAAGCCGTTAACAAAGCTAAGCAGCTTAATCCCGGCAAAACGGTTGAGGTGGAAGTTGAAAACTTAGACGAGTTTGAACAGGCACTGAAAGCGAAAGCTGACATTATTATGCTGGATAACTTCAGTTTGACCGATATTGAAACAGCAGTTGCAACGAATAATAACGCGGAGCATCAAGCCAAACTGGAAGTGTCAGGCAACATTACCGATGAGCGCTTGAGTGAATTAGCGGCCACCGGCGTTGATTTTATCTCTTCAGGTGCTTTAACGAAAAACATTCAAGCCATTGACTTATCAATGAGAATTTCCTGAATTCG comes from Idiomarina sp. X4 and encodes:
- the nadC gene encoding carboxylating nicotinate-nucleotide diphosphorylase, coding for MSQHELQLAIQEGVRNALVEDLSEKDASLDITAQLISPTSHSKATIITRDKAVVCGVEWVNEVFKQLGQDVALTWHVKDGDVVEPNTTLCDLEGPSRVLLTGERTALNFLQTLSATATLTHQYSRLLEGTNTTLLDTRKTLPGMRLAQKFAVRCGGGANHRIGLYDAYLIKENHIMACGGIEQAVNKAKQLNPGKTVEVEVENLDEFEQALKAKADIIMLDNFSLTDIETAVATNNNAEHQAKLEVSGNITDERLSELAATGVDFISSGALTKNIQAIDLSMRIS